One region of Sulfuriroseicoccus oceanibius genomic DNA includes:
- the infC gene encoding translation initiation factor IF-3 encodes MAKPPFKRRGRREETRVNERIRVSKVRVVDGTTGDQLGVMQTRAAVQKAKEMGLDLVEVASNANPPVCRICDYGKWKYEQSKLKKDKKKSKQQRTKEVKFRPRIEEHDYTMKLARAESFLDEGNKLHCQLQFRGREMAHPELGMALMKRVIEDLKGMAAVDFQPRQAGRNITMMLSPLPEQQRVRKFSKYKAEDLPEEDDDDEGDDA; translated from the coding sequence ATAGCCAAGCCACCATTCAAAAGAAGAGGACGCCGAGAGGAGACGCGCGTCAACGAGCGCATCCGCGTCAGCAAAGTTCGAGTAGTCGACGGAACCACCGGCGACCAGCTCGGAGTCATGCAAACGCGTGCCGCTGTGCAGAAGGCCAAGGAAATGGGACTCGATCTGGTGGAGGTGGCATCCAACGCCAACCCACCGGTTTGCCGCATCTGCGACTACGGCAAGTGGAAGTACGAACAGTCTAAGCTCAAGAAGGACAAGAAAAAGTCCAAGCAACAACGCACCAAGGAAGTCAAATTCCGCCCGCGTATCGAAGAGCACGACTACACCATGAAACTCGCTCGCGCCGAGTCGTTCCTCGACGAAGGCAACAAGCTGCACTGCCAACTTCAGTTCCGCGGCCGCGAAATGGCCCACCCGGAACTCGGCATGGCCTTGATGAAGCGCGTGATCGAAGACCTTAAAGGCATGGCCGCGGTCGACTTCCAGCCACGCCAGGCAGGACGTAACATCACCATGATGCTCTCCCCTCTGCCTGAACAGCAGCGCGTCCGCAAGTTCTCCAAGTACAAGGCCGAAGACCTCCCTGAAGAGGACGACGATGACGAGGGCGACGACGCGTAA
- the thrS gene encoding threonine--tRNA ligase produces MRKTLDERNQMTDLERLRHSCAHVLATAILRIWPNAQLAGGPPVDNGFYYDIDLDHAITPADFEQIEKEMKKVVKENQTFERVTVTRDEAKALAKSGRLGALSERDVESTFKLDMIDDIPEDEEISLFQNGEFIDLCAGPHVGRTGNCKAFKVMSVAAAYYKGDQNNQSVQRIYGTCFKNRTLLDDYLEKLEEAKKRDHRKLGREMNLFAIDEAVGQGLILWKPKGGIIRRELQDFIGSALDKQGYFQVFTPHIGKLDLYRTSGHFPYYQDSQYPPVIERDNIKRLADEGCTCAELHNHLESGDIEGFLLKPMNCPHHIKIFDSEPRSYRDLPVRLAEFGTVYRWEQSGELGGMTRVRGFTQDDAHIFCTSDQVAEEIQGCLGLVKTVLATLGMNDYRVRLSLRDPDSDKYVGDPANWDKAEAALREAVESLDVDYTEELGEAAFYGPKIDFVVSDVIGREWQLGTVQVDYNLPERFDISYIGSDNNKHRPVMIHRAPFGSLERFTGLLIEHFAGHFPTWLAPEQVRILPISDKVMDFAQQTEATLKEAGVRVVLDKSPDKVGAKIRLAQLDKVPYMLVVGEREAEANQVSVRHSRKGDLGTQAVDEFISSIQTEISERSL; encoded by the coding sequence ATGCGAAAGACACTCGATGAGCGCAACCAGATGACCGACCTCGAACGGCTCCGCCACTCCTGCGCACACGTCCTTGCCACCGCCATCCTCCGAATCTGGCCAAACGCCCAGCTCGCTGGCGGACCTCCGGTCGACAACGGCTTCTACTACGATATCGACCTCGACCACGCCATCACACCGGCGGACTTCGAGCAGATCGAAAAGGAAATGAAGAAGGTGGTCAAAGAAAACCAGACCTTCGAACGCGTCACCGTCACCCGCGACGAAGCCAAGGCCCTCGCCAAGTCGGGCCGCCTCGGCGCTCTCAGCGAGCGCGATGTCGAGTCCACCTTCAAGCTCGACATGATCGACGACATCCCGGAGGACGAAGAAATCTCGCTCTTCCAGAATGGTGAGTTCATCGACCTCTGCGCCGGCCCACACGTTGGCCGCACCGGCAACTGCAAAGCCTTCAAGGTCATGTCCGTCGCCGCCGCCTACTACAAGGGTGACCAAAACAACCAGTCGGTCCAGCGCATCTACGGCACCTGCTTCAAGAACCGTACTCTGCTCGACGACTACCTCGAGAAACTCGAAGAGGCCAAAAAGCGCGACCACCGCAAACTCGGTCGAGAGATGAACCTCTTCGCCATCGACGAAGCCGTCGGCCAAGGTCTCATTCTGTGGAAGCCAAAGGGCGGCATCATCCGCCGCGAGCTGCAGGACTTCATTGGCAGTGCCCTCGACAAACAGGGGTACTTCCAGGTCTTCACCCCGCACATCGGCAAACTCGACCTCTATCGCACCAGCGGACACTTCCCGTACTACCAGGACAGCCAGTACCCACCGGTGATCGAGCGCGACAACATCAAGCGCCTCGCGGACGAAGGCTGCACCTGCGCCGAACTGCACAACCACCTCGAGTCCGGCGACATCGAAGGCTTCCTCCTGAAGCCGATGAACTGCCCGCACCACATCAAGATTTTCGACAGCGAACCACGCTCGTACCGCGACCTACCTGTGCGCCTGGCTGAGTTCGGCACCGTCTACCGCTGGGAGCAGTCCGGCGAGCTTGGCGGAATGACCCGCGTCCGCGGGTTCACCCAGGACGACGCCCACATTTTCTGCACATCAGACCAGGTAGCGGAAGAAATCCAGGGCTGCCTGGGATTGGTCAAAACCGTACTCGCAACCCTCGGCATGAACGATTACCGCGTGCGCCTGTCCCTCCGCGATCCGGACAGCGACAAGTACGTCGGTGACCCGGCCAACTGGGACAAAGCAGAGGCCGCCCTGCGCGAAGCCGTCGAGTCGCTCGACGTCGACTACACCGAAGAACTTGGCGAAGCCGCCTTCTACGGACCAAAGATCGACTTCGTCGTCAGCGACGTCATCGGCCGCGAGTGGCAGCTCGGAACCGTTCAGGTCGACTACAACCTTCCAGAGCGCTTCGACATCTCGTACATCGGGTCGGATAACAACAAGCACCGCCCAGTCATGATCCACCGTGCGCCATTCGGATCACTTGAGCGCTTCACTGGATTGTTGATCGAGCATTTCGCCGGTCACTTCCCGACCTGGCTTGCACCGGAACAAGTCCGTATCCTTCCGATCTCGGACAAAGTGATGGATTTCGCACAACAGACCGAGGCCACACTCAAGGAAGCCGGCGTCCGCGTCGTTCTCGACAAATCGCCAGACAAGGTCGGGGCCAAAATTCGCCTTGCTCAGCTCGATAAAGTTCCTTACATGTTGGTCGTCGGTGAGCGCGAAGCTGAAGCCAACCAGGTCTCGGTGCGCCACTCACGCAAAGGCGATCTCGGCACACAAGCGGTCGATGAGTTCATCTCGTCGATTCAGACAGAGATTTCCGAGCGTTCCCTGTAA
- the tatC gene encoding twin-arginine translocase subunit TatC has translation MWFLKNIFRLREQAYDRRRSSHANGFSQDDEKPFLDHLEDLRKMLFKIIITVMIAMIGSFVFHKELLSIIKYPITASGVEISDAKSLPDAIKDVDWSVVKGLSDVAITLHGEEREAFIRNAIASDPVNGAIVKPAGIFRASLAIQGMEHRQQFARDVLPEGSADLELVLALLENNPDATFDDGRNLVRMTSLGPAEPFNLSLKLAFFAGIIIAFPFLFYFIAEFVMPGLTPTERRMVLPSCMIGFGLFTIGVVFAYFVVVPKALIFFTNFSEHLGVTPDWRIGYYVSFVTQLTLIFGACFELPVVVMTLVKLGLLGSRFMRDTRSYAVIIIVIVAALITPTTDALTLFLLAGPMIFLYEICIWLAVILERKQDEDPEPATQEPEDNYVTYPDDPESNFKPQSQAPSAGALVATVDHDTSDPQDNSDEEEDDENDTGFPDVPREVYYPGQAKGIIPFGGGDDEDEEDDANTGDSNDDESASDDSEDDDAESPDKTDRES, from the coding sequence ATGTGGTTTCTAAAGAATATCTTCCGCCTGCGTGAACAAGCCTACGACCGACGCCGTAGCAGCCACGCCAATGGCTTCTCCCAAGACGACGAGAAGCCCTTCCTCGACCACCTTGAGGATCTGCGCAAGATGCTCTTCAAGATCATCATCACCGTGATGATCGCGATGATCGGCTCCTTTGTTTTCCACAAGGAGCTGCTCAGCATTATCAAGTACCCGATCACCGCATCAGGCGTGGAGATCAGCGACGCCAAGAGTCTGCCAGACGCAATTAAGGACGTCGACTGGTCGGTCGTAAAAGGACTCTCGGACGTGGCCATCACACTCCACGGGGAAGAACGCGAAGCCTTCATCCGCAACGCCATCGCCTCGGATCCAGTCAACGGAGCGATCGTCAAGCCCGCCGGCATCTTCCGAGCCTCGCTCGCCATTCAAGGCATGGAGCACCGGCAGCAGTTCGCCAGAGACGTCCTGCCGGAAGGATCCGCCGACCTCGAACTCGTTCTGGCGCTATTGGAAAACAACCCGGACGCCACATTCGATGACGGCCGCAACTTGGTCCGCATGACCTCGCTCGGACCGGCAGAGCCCTTCAACCTCTCGCTCAAGCTTGCCTTCTTCGCCGGCATCATCATCGCCTTCCCATTCCTCTTCTACTTCATCGCAGAGTTCGTGATGCCGGGGCTGACGCCTACCGAACGCCGCATGGTCCTGCCATCATGCATGATCGGCTTTGGCCTCTTCACCATCGGCGTGGTCTTCGCGTACTTTGTGGTGGTTCCGAAGGCGCTGATCTTCTTCACCAACTTCTCCGAGCACCTGGGCGTCACCCCGGACTGGCGCATCGGTTACTACGTCTCGTTCGTCACCCAGCTGACCTTGATCTTCGGCGCATGCTTCGAGCTTCCCGTCGTGGTCATGACTCTGGTCAAACTCGGGCTCCTCGGCTCGCGCTTCATGCGTGACACCCGCAGCTACGCAGTGATCATCATCGTGATCGTTGCCGCACTGATCACCCCGACAACCGACGCCCTCACCCTCTTCCTGCTCGCCGGACCGATGATCTTCCTTTACGAGATCTGCATCTGGCTCGCTGTGATCCTGGAACGCAAACAGGACGAAGATCCCGAGCCAGCCACACAGGAACCGGAAGACAACTACGTCACCTACCCGGACGATCCGGAAAGCAACTTCAAGCCACAAAGCCAGGCACCATCAGCTGGAGCTCTCGTAGCAACCGTGGACCACGACACCTCGGATCCGCAGGATAATAGCGACGAGGAAGAAGACGATGAGAACGACACCGGGTTCCCGGACGTCCCGCGCGAAGTTTACTATCCGGGGCAGGCCAAGGGCATCATCCCATTCGGCGGCGGCGACGATGAGGACGAAGAAGACGATGCCAATACCGGCGACTCAAACGATGATGAGTCCGCCAGCGATGATAGCGAAGACGACGACGCTGAAAGCCCGGACAAAACAGATCGCGAATCGTAG
- a CDS encoding FAD-dependent oxidoreductase has product MTLTDSPRIGIIGGGIQGCTIAMELARHGIASEILEQSLTLMDRASRWNEGKLHLGFVYARDESMATARAMVEGSCAFFPFFHQFLGDSIHSVGHSSSFDYVVHRDSLVPPAEMFDYLRHCEALLINHASSADYWPAAKRPRITPIDHATHYNPELVAAAFRTPEISINPHRLAELVRTYALSHPLIHVSTNTEVRTISRSPGGTFTVEGKEHTPARHYDLVVNASWESRLALDHQLGLTPPYRWLHRYKMACQIRGANVIDAPSATIALGAFGDLVNFGDGSYYLSWYPDGKIDESSDLKPREAELSLTPAAKATLQSQFLHELTQLIPSLAQLDLRHAQSIVRGGHIFAWGDKDVDHYNTQLHERASTGVTTHFDTYHTVNTGKYCSAPLNARETCHRILESLQLAH; this is encoded by the coding sequence ATGACCCTCACTGACTCACCCCGCATAGGCATCATCGGAGGCGGCATCCAAGGCTGCACCATCGCCATGGAGCTCGCTCGCCATGGAATCGCCTCCGAGATCCTCGAGCAATCTCTGACCTTGATGGATCGTGCCAGCCGCTGGAATGAGGGCAAGCTCCACCTCGGTTTTGTGTACGCCCGCGATGAATCAATGGCGACCGCTAGGGCCATGGTCGAAGGATCCTGCGCATTCTTCCCATTTTTCCATCAGTTCCTCGGCGACTCCATTCACAGCGTGGGTCACTCGTCGAGCTTCGACTACGTCGTCCATCGCGACAGCCTGGTGCCGCCTGCAGAAATGTTCGACTACCTGCGCCACTGCGAAGCCTTGCTCATCAACCACGCCTCGTCAGCGGATTACTGGCCGGCGGCGAAGCGCCCGCGCATCACGCCGATCGACCACGCGACTCACTACAACCCCGAGCTCGTTGCCGCAGCATTCCGCACCCCGGAAATCTCCATCAACCCACACAGGCTGGCAGAACTCGTGCGCACCTACGCCCTCAGCCACCCGTTGATCCACGTTTCCACCAACACCGAAGTGCGGACCATCAGCCGATCCCCCGGCGGCACATTCACAGTAGAAGGAAAAGAACACACTCCCGCCCGCCACTACGATCTGGTAGTGAACGCAAGCTGGGAGAGCCGGCTGGCGCTAGACCACCAACTCGGCCTGACCCCGCCCTACCGCTGGCTCCATCGCTACAAAATGGCGTGCCAAATCCGCGGTGCCAACGTGATCGACGCCCCTTCCGCCACCATCGCGCTTGGCGCATTCGGCGATTTGGTCAACTTCGGCGACGGGTCCTACTACCTGTCGTGGTACCCGGATGGAAAAATCGACGAGTCCTCCGACCTGAAGCCACGGGAAGCAGAACTCTCCCTCACCCCAGCCGCCAAAGCCACGCTGCAAAGCCAATTTCTCCACGAGCTCACCCAGCTCATCCCATCGCTGGCGCAGCTCGACCTCCGCCACGCCCAATCCATCGTTCGCGGCGGCCACATCTTCGCGTGGGGTGACAAGGACGTAGACCACTACAACACCCAGCTCCACGAACGTGCGTCCACCGGTGTCACCACCCACTTCGACACCTACCACACCGTCAACACCGGCAAATACTGCAGCGCACCACTCAACGCCCGCGAGACCTGCCACCGCATCCTCGAATCACTCCAGCTCGCCCACTGA
- a CDS encoding glycosyltransferase family 2 protein — MTTEIFVGVPAYNTGEKLLRTLQSLLDQSFQAYRVLITVEPTDHSARTLEIANHFAALDARFEVSMNDEVLGWAGNVRHAMKCARSSGVPFFMVLPHDDALHPDCLASLHATLITQPDAVIAFPDIYFFGAADGLQSCPSRQSTTARRLLDHFSDGGNPEFWKGLTRNSSLPPDTFFPAYGKKSFAAEYEWAASLLSHGHSVREPRAIYYKRIHPADGDSVSTGWIHRDSLETQRRSLDTHRERMLALIERLPETTATTTTEAEAILAAFEISHLWRVQEMTQERTPFTYAEHQRIAHLRNELPQDSPAQLRLDLCELRNRLHDTPPETLVDHARLLADSLTNDHDAQTLYMKLLLRCGHHHTAVHQMTRLAQRFPNSWRNREVSQWLGNNLFHHHQIPAPTQSS; from the coding sequence ATGACGACTGAAATCTTCGTTGGCGTCCCTGCCTACAATACCGGCGAGAAGTTACTACGAACACTACAATCGCTGCTCGACCAGTCGTTCCAAGCCTATCGGGTGCTCATCACCGTGGAGCCCACAGACCACTCCGCACGCACACTGGAGATCGCCAACCACTTCGCCGCTCTGGATGCGAGGTTTGAGGTAAGCATGAACGACGAAGTACTCGGATGGGCGGGCAATGTGCGACATGCCATGAAGTGCGCCAGATCAAGCGGAGTACCATTCTTCATGGTACTCCCCCACGACGACGCGTTGCACCCGGACTGCCTCGCCTCACTTCACGCCACATTGATCACCCAACCAGACGCGGTCATCGCCTTCCCTGACATCTATTTCTTTGGCGCAGCGGACGGACTTCAATCCTGCCCATCCCGCCAATCCACCACCGCCCGCCGTTTGCTCGACCACTTTTCCGATGGCGGCAACCCCGAGTTTTGGAAGGGATTAACCCGAAATTCAAGCCTACCACCTGACACTTTCTTCCCCGCCTATGGCAAAAAGAGCTTTGCCGCCGAGTACGAATGGGCCGCCTCCCTGCTCAGCCACGGCCACTCGGTGAGAGAACCTCGCGCAATCTATTACAAACGCATCCACCCGGCCGACGGCGACAGCGTCTCAACCGGATGGATCCACCGCGACTCGTTGGAGACCCAACGCAGGTCGCTCGACACCCACCGCGAACGCATGCTCGCGCTGATCGAACGACTACCGGAAACAACCGCCACCACCACAACCGAGGCCGAAGCTATTCTCGCCGCGTTCGAAATCTCCCACCTCTGGCGAGTGCAGGAAATGACTCAGGAGCGCACGCCTTTCACGTACGCCGAGCACCAACGCATCGCCCACCTGCGTAACGAACTACCTCAAGACTCCCCGGCTCAACTCCGGTTGGACCTCTGCGAACTGCGCAACCGCCTCCACGACACCCCGCCCGAGACCTTGGTTGACCACGCCAGACTGCTGGCGGACAGCTTAACCAACGACCACGACGCCCAGACGCTCTACATGAAGCTCTTGCTACGCTGTGGCCACCATCACACTGCCGTCCATCAAATGACACGGCTCGCCCAACGTTTCCCAAATTCATGGAGGAACCGCGAAGTCAGCCAATGGCTGGGCAACAACCTCTTTCACCACCACCAGATCCCAGCGCCCACCCAGTCCTCATGA
- the rpsT gene encoding 30S ribosomal protein S20, translating to MANTASALKRVRQTATRTARNRKIKFNVRSLRKAAVAAIESGDEAAIKEAAAKYVSAVDRAGKSGLLHRNTVARIKSRFAAKVAAAQG from the coding sequence ATGGCTAACACAGCATCCGCACTCAAGCGCGTCCGCCAGACCGCAACCCGCACCGCTCGCAACCGCAAGATCAAGTTCAACGTCCGCTCGCTCCGCAAGGCCGCAGTCGCAGCCATCGAGTCCGGCGACGAAGCTGCCATCAAGGAAGCAGCCGCCAAGTACGTTTCCGCAGTGGACCGCGCTGGCAAGTCCGGCCTCCTTCACCGCAACACCGTTGCCCGCATCAAGAGCCGCTTCGCTGCAAAGGTTGCTGCTGCCCAAGGGTAA
- a CDS encoding L,D-transpeptidase, translating to MTTSPIRHLIRISATLAALAAVLMTTSCQSPQPKKGDEMIVSVRNQSMAVLRDGKLVAYYPVSTSKFGLGDKKGSYRTPTGKMKVAKKIGANAPAGAVFKSRQRTGEVLKPNAPGRDPIVSRILWVKGLEDHNQNAFSRFIYIHGTPEERNIGKPVSYGCIRMTSKDVIDLYNRVGVGATLNVVEGGMPLSIRTQKMTRSLGSAIARSDSDEKTTEEDGKTVASSRGQKPTGQDS from the coding sequence GTGACGACATCCCCGATCCGCCACCTCATCCGCATTTCCGCTACCCTCGCCGCCCTGGCCGCGGTCCTCATGACTACGTCATGCCAATCGCCCCAACCTAAAAAAGGCGACGAAATGATCGTCAGCGTACGCAACCAATCAATGGCCGTGCTCCGCGACGGCAAACTGGTCGCCTATTATCCGGTCTCGACGTCCAAGTTCGGACTCGGCGACAAAAAGGGAAGCTACCGCACCCCGACCGGAAAAATGAAGGTCGCCAAAAAGATCGGAGCCAACGCCCCTGCCGGAGCCGTCTTCAAATCCCGCCAACGCACCGGCGAAGTGCTCAAACCCAACGCACCGGGCCGCGATCCGATCGTATCGCGCATTCTCTGGGTTAAAGGCCTGGAAGACCACAACCAAAACGCATTCTCACGCTTCATCTACATCCACGGCACCCCCGAGGAACGCAACATCGGCAAGCCCGTCAGCTACGGCTGCATCCGCATGACCTCAAAGGACGTCATCGACCTCTATAACCGCGTCGGCGTCGGCGCCACCCTCAACGTCGTCGAAGGCGGCATGCCTCTGAGTATCCGCACCCAAAAGATGACCCGCTCGCTCGGCAGCGCCATCGCCCGCTCGGACTCCGATGAGAAAACCACCGAAGAAGACGGCAAAACCGTGGCGTCCAGCCGGGGCCAAAAGCCCACCGGCCAAGACAGCTGA
- a CDS encoding cellulose synthase family protein yields the protein MNWENMNWETIIWIISYAIVLVGLCSYGIHRYTLIYLYWKHSKQEPKPAKKWDELPVVTVQLPVFNEQYVMERLLGAVSKINYPQDKLQIQILDDSTDETVEICQKEAAKLRAQGFDVEYLHRTDRTGFKAGALEAGTKSAKGDFLFILDADFVPGPEIIMDMIHFFTDEKIGMVQTRWGHLNREYSLLTRVQAMFLDGHLLLEQTSRNRSGRFFTFNGTGGMWRKQCIEDAGGWEYDTLTEDMDLSYRAQLKGWNFIFLKDVVCPAELPVDMDGFKSQQHRWTKGSIQTCKKMLGTIWKAPVPLYIKLEATAHLTANFAYLLLIFLCVYSYPAWPEGITPELGRYLSLPIFLFASLSIIIFYIVAQHQLHPRTWWREALNLPLLLALGIGMSINNQKAVLEAIFNHKSGFVRTPKYGIGEKKEKKDITKSRYKALKSVATVLEIVFAAWFAYATWFAISEGTWMSVPFLSIFTFGFLYVAYGSAANRFNWGKNKDVIIDTGSEDAVQVTEK from the coding sequence ATGAACTGGGAAAACATGAACTGGGAAACGATCATTTGGATCATTTCATACGCGATCGTATTGGTCGGACTTTGCTCGTACGGAATCCACCGCTACACCCTGATTTACCTCTACTGGAAGCACTCCAAGCAAGAGCCCAAGCCAGCTAAGAAGTGGGATGAGCTGCCGGTCGTCACCGTTCAACTACCTGTCTTCAATGAGCAATACGTGATGGAGCGTTTGCTCGGCGCGGTGAGCAAAATCAACTACCCGCAGGACAAACTCCAGATCCAGATCCTCGACGACTCGACCGACGAAACCGTCGAGATCTGCCAAAAAGAGGCCGCTAAACTGCGCGCCCAGGGCTTTGACGTGGAATACCTCCACCGCACTGACCGCACCGGCTTCAAAGCTGGCGCTCTCGAAGCCGGCACCAAGTCCGCCAAAGGCGACTTCCTCTTCATTCTCGACGCCGACTTCGTCCCTGGTCCTGAGATCATCATGGACATGATCCATTTCTTCACCGACGAGAAGATCGGCATGGTCCAGACCCGCTGGGGCCACCTCAACCGCGAGTACTCACTGCTCACCCGCGTTCAGGCGATGTTCCTCGACGGCCACTTGCTCCTCGAGCAAACCTCCCGCAACCGCTCCGGCCGCTTCTTCACCTTCAACGGTACCGGCGGCATGTGGCGCAAGCAGTGCATCGAAGACGCCGGCGGATGGGAATACGACACCCTCACCGAGGACATGGACCTCAGCTACCGCGCACAGCTCAAGGGCTGGAACTTCATCTTCCTCAAAGACGTTGTCTGCCCAGCTGAGCTGCCAGTCGACATGGACGGCTTCAAGAGCCAGCAGCACCGCTGGACCAAAGGCTCGATCCAGACCTGCAAGAAGATGCTCGGCACCATTTGGAAAGCACCGGTCCCGCTTTACATCAAGCTCGAGGCGACCGCGCACCTCACCGCCAACTTCGCGTACCTGCTGTTGATCTTCCTGTGCGTTTACTCGTACCCGGCATGGCCGGAAGGGATTACCCCTGAGCTCGGCCGTTACCTCAGCCTGCCGATCTTCCTCTTCGCATCGCTGTCGATCATCATCTTCTACATCGTGGCCCAGCACCAGCTGCACCCACGCACATGGTGGCGCGAGGCGCTGAACCTGCCACTCCTGCTGGCACTCGGCATTGGCATGTCGATCAACAACCAAAAGGCAGTGCTCGAAGCCATCTTCAACCACAAGTCCGGATTCGTCCGCACGCCGAAGTACGGCATCGGCGAGAAGAAGGAGAAGAAGGACATCACCAAGAGCCGCTACAAAGCACTCAAGTCGGTAGCAACCGTGCTCGAGATCGTGTTTGCAGCATGGTTTGCCTACGCTACATGGTTCGCCATTTCCGAAGGCACATGGATGAGCGTTCCATTCCTCAGCATCTTTACCTTCGGCTTCCTCTACGTGGCCTACGGCTCCGCAGCCAACCGCTTCAACTGGGGCAAAAACAAGGACGTCATCATCGACACCGGCAGCGAAGACGCAGTCCAAGTGACCGAGAAGTAA
- a CDS encoding glycosyltransferase family 9 protein has product MGKALVLRGGALGDFVLTLPTIRLMAEGLPKAEVEVMGYAPMIQLAELAGLAVATKRIEHVGLASFFVPGAELDPEWCAYFESFDVIVSYLSDPHGIFKGNLIRAGVGETDYFPAIAQVSADATHGHAVEQLARPLESIGLFLDDPVPSLNLSGGGMRSGVAIHPGSGSASKNWSRASWKELALELAGNLPAGEEVAVVSGEAEEEWIDEWLADLRGDGVNVASWRMESLTDLAAKLAGVRAFVGHDTGTSHLAAAAGAPTVALFAPTDPAVWRPMGDHVTALRAEDGDWSRLSVADVLAAARERMG; this is encoded by the coding sequence ATGGGTAAGGCATTGGTTTTGCGCGGTGGCGCGCTGGGAGATTTTGTTCTGACATTGCCGACGATCCGGCTGATGGCAGAGGGCTTGCCGAAGGCGGAAGTCGAAGTGATGGGCTACGCGCCGATGATCCAGTTGGCGGAACTCGCTGGGTTGGCGGTGGCAACGAAGCGCATCGAGCACGTCGGGCTGGCGTCGTTTTTCGTTCCGGGCGCTGAGTTGGATCCCGAATGGTGCGCGTATTTCGAGTCGTTCGATGTCATTGTGAGTTATCTCAGCGATCCGCACGGGATTTTTAAGGGGAACCTGATTCGTGCCGGCGTGGGAGAGACTGACTACTTTCCTGCGATTGCCCAGGTTTCGGCGGATGCGACCCATGGTCATGCAGTTGAGCAACTGGCGAGACCTCTCGAATCGATCGGGCTTTTCCTGGACGATCCGGTGCCGAGCTTGAACCTGTCGGGCGGCGGAATGCGGTCCGGTGTGGCGATTCATCCGGGCAGCGGTTCGGCATCGAAAAACTGGTCACGCGCATCTTGGAAGGAGTTGGCGCTGGAGTTGGCTGGAAACTTGCCTGCCGGTGAGGAGGTCGCAGTGGTTTCCGGTGAGGCGGAGGAAGAGTGGATCGACGAATGGCTGGCGGACCTGCGTGGCGACGGAGTGAACGTCGCAAGCTGGCGCATGGAATCGTTAACCGATCTGGCAGCCAAGCTGGCCGGGGTGCGTGCTTTTGTTGGCCATGATACGGGAACGTCCCACCTTGCCGCAGCAGCGGGGGCGCCGACGGTTGCGCTGTTTGCGCCTACCGACCCTGCGGTGTGGCGCCCGATGGGGGATCACGTCACCGCGTTGCGGGCGGAGGATGGTGATTGGTCACGGCTCTCCGTGGCTGATGTGCTCGCCGCCGCGCGCGAGCGGATGGGGTAG
- a CDS encoding PEP-CTERM sorting domain-containing protein — MKKRTSVLAGAVSILLSGMCSAAVITINWTDGGPGTGNAVADEAAGVVPSPYVNTITGNGNALNNTNASDLFDDSGAGSGVAVSASSINAGGFTSTATSGYNTEFSNVLMRNYGDTAGGTITFTGLSAWLSATGQTAYEVYYMSDRQVNLYSGSIAIGAEKFFLANGGAGSTQTGPFVLGTSTTLADAQANANTANYVKFSAISGDSFTIDIQRDGGGGFIDVNGIQIVGVPEPSSAALIGLGSLSLLLRRRR, encoded by the coding sequence ATGAAGAAGCGAACCAGCGTATTGGCAGGTGCCGTCTCGATTCTCCTCAGTGGAATGTGCAGCGCGGCAGTGATCACAATTAACTGGACCGATGGTGGTCCTGGAACGGGAAACGCCGTGGCTGATGAGGCGGCCGGAGTGGTTCCGAGCCCGTATGTGAATACCATCACGGGGAATGGGAACGCGCTGAACAATACCAATGCTTCGGATTTGTTTGATGACTCCGGAGCCGGATCCGGAGTGGCAGTCTCGGCTTCGTCGATCAATGCGGGTGGGTTTACGTCCACGGCGACATCGGGATACAACACAGAGTTCAGCAATGTGCTGATGAGGAACTATGGCGATACCGCGGGGGGAACGATCACTTTCACCGGGTTGTCCGCGTGGTTGTCTGCTACGGGGCAGACTGCGTATGAGGTTTATTACATGAGTGATCGCCAAGTGAATTTGTATTCGGGGTCGATCGCTATAGGTGCTGAAAAGTTCTTCCTCGCCAATGGTGGGGCGGGAAGTACCCAAACCGGCCCCTTTGTTCTAGGGACTTCCACGACGTTGGCCGATGCCCAGGCCAATGCCAACACAGCAAATTATGTGAAGTTCTCTGCCATTAGTGGTGACAGCTTTACCATCGACATCCAACGCGATGGCGGCGGGGGCTTCATCGATGTGAATGGCATCCAGATTGTCGGAGTGCCCGAGCCCTCATCCGCAGCTTTGATTGGGCTGGGCAGTCTGAGTTTGCTGTTGCGTCGCCGCAGGTAG